The sequence TTTCAAGCATAATGAAAGAAATCTTAAAAGTAATTATATTTTTTATATATTATTGCTGTTTATTATAACAGCGCCTTTATTTTTCATTTCATTTATAGCTTTTTTTGAATCTTCAGGGAATATATCAACTCCTTTGCAACCATCTTCTATTAAATATACTTTATATCCCAATTCTAGAGCATCCAATACAGTAAACTTCACACAATAATCAGTGGCAAGACCCATTATATATAGAGTATCAATATTGTTTTTTTTCAAAATATCATCTAAGGATGTTTTATGTTTTTTCCCGTTATCAAAAAAGGCACTGTATGAGTCAATTTCAGGATTTTCTCCTTTATATACTATATTTTCTATTGGATGGAGTTTAGAGTGAAATTCAGCTCCATTTTCATTTTGAACACAATGAACAGGCCACCATATCTGATAAAGACCATTCAATTGGCCAGCTTCACCTATTTTTTGATCTGAGTTTACAGCAAAACTTTTATGAGAAGATGGATGCCAATCTTTTGTTCCAATTATCATTTCCCCTTTTTCTTTAAAAAGTTCTATAAGTTTATTTGCAATAGGAACTATTGTATCTCCATCTTTAACTTCTAAAGCTCCATTTTTACAAAAATCTTTTTGTATATCAACTAAAATTAATCCATTCATTGTTTCACCTCTGTAAGATATTTTTTAATATATTATATTATAAAGAGAAAGATAAATAAATAGAAAAGTATTTTATAAGAAAAAAGTATTTATCCTCTTAATCTCCTTGAAAATATTGACATTTACTAAAAAGTATGATAAAATAAACCGTTGTTTAAATACACACACTAGTTATTTCTAGGCAAGGTGTCTTTTAAGATGGCTTAGTTTTAAGGCTAGTGGAAGAAAAAAACCAAAATTTAGGAGGAAAAAATGGCAGTAATAACAATGAAACAATTATTAGAAGCTGGAGTTCACTTTGGACACCAAGCAAAAAGATGGAATCCAAAAATGGCTAAATACATTTTTACTGAAAGAAATGGAATCCATGTAATTGATTTACACAAATCTTTAAAGAAAATTGAGGAAGCTTATGCAGTTATAAGAGAAATCGCTGAGAATGGCGGAAAAGTTCTATTTGTAGGAACTAAAAAACAAGCTCAAGAAGCTGTAAAAGAACAAGCTGAAAGATCTGGAATGTACTATGTAAATAACAGATGGCTTGGGGGGATGTTAACTAACTTTGCTACTATCAAAACAAGAATAGACAGATTGAAAGAATTAGAAAAAATGGAAGCAGATGGAACTTTAGATACTGCTTATACTAAAAAAGAAGCAGCTAACTTCAGAAAAGAATTGGTTAAACTTTCTAAAAACCTTTCTGGAATTAAAGATATGAAAGATGTTCCACAAGCTATATTTATTGTAGACTGTAAGAAAGAAACTTTAGCAATTGTTGAAGCAGCTAACTTAGGAATTCCTGTATTTGCAATGATTGATACAAATGTAGATCCTGATTTAGTAACTTATCCAATTCCAGCTAATGATGATGCTATAAGATCAGTAAAACTTATATCTTCAGTTATTGCCAATGCAATTATTGAAGGAAATCAAGGTAAAGAAGTTAAAGAAGTAGCTTCTGAAGAAATCAATGTAGAAGAAGGATCAGCTGAGTAATTTTACATCAACTGAGACATAATTATAGAGGATTTAATAAAAACTATTTTTATTAGGAGGAAGACATGGCAGAAATAACAGCTAGTTTAGTTAAAGAACTAAGAGAAAGAACTGGTGCTGGAATGATGGATTGTAAAAAAGCACTAATGGAAATGAATGGGGATATGGATAAAGCCATAGACTATTTAAGAGAAAAAGGAATTGCAAAAGCAGTTAAAAAAGCAGGAAGAATTGCAGCAGAAGGATTAGTATTTGATGGAATATCAGCTGATCATAAAATGGCCGTATTAATTGAATTCAATTCTGAAACTGACTTTGTTGCTAAAAATGTAGAATTTACAGAGTTTGGTAAAAAATTAGCTCAGATAGCTATAGATAATAAAGCAACTACTTTAGAAGCTTTAAATGCTGTTGAATTTGTACCAGGAAAAACTGTTGCTGTAGCAGTAACTGATTTAATTGCTAAAATTGGTGAAAATATGAATATCAGAAGAATTCATGAAACTATTGCTAAGGATGGATTTGTTGCAACATACAGTCATTTGGGAGGAAAATTAGGAGTTATTGTTGAAATGACTGGAGAGCCTACTGAAGAAAATCTAGCAAAAGCTAAGGATATAGCTATGCATGTTGCAGCTATGGACCCTAAATATTTAGATTCATCTGAAGTTACAACTACAGATTTAGAGCATGAAAAAGAAATTGCTAGAAAACAATTAGAAGCTGAAGGAAAACCAGCTCAAATTATAGAAAAAATATTAATTGGAAAAATGAATAAATTCTATGAAGAAAACTGTTTAGTAGATCAAATCTATGTAAGAGCAGAAAATAAAGAAACTGTTGCTAAATTTGCAGCTCCTCTTAAAGTTGTATCTTTTGCTAGATATAAAGTTGGAGATGGAATAGAGAAAAAAGAAGAAGATTTCGCAGCAGAAGTTGCAGCTCAAATCAAAGGATAATATCAACAAAAGCATAAGGGGATGCATCAGCATCCCCATTTTTTTAAAAAAACATAAATTGTAGGAGGAGAGATGGAGAAGCCTTTTTATAAGAGAGTTTTGTTAAAACTTAGTGGTGAAGCTTTAATGGGAGATCAGGAATTTGGAATATCTTCAGATGTAATATATTCTTATGCTAGACAGATAAAAGAAATCGTTGATCTTGGTGTAGAAGTTTCTATAGTTATTGGTGGAGGAAACATATTCAGAGGAATATCTGGAGCTACTCAAGGGGTGGATAGAGTTACTGGAGATCATATGGGTATGCTTGCTACAGTTATCAATTCACTTGCTTTACAAAATGCAATAGAGAAGCTTGGAGTACCTACAAGAGTACAAACAGCCATAGAGATGCCTAAAATCGCTGAACCTTTTATTAAAAGAAAAGCTCAAAGACATTTAGAAAAAGGAAGAGTTGTAATATTTGGTGCAGGAACAGGAAATCCTTATTTCACAACTGATACAGCAGCAGCTTTGAGGGCTATTGAAATGAATACTGAAGCAGTTTTGAAAGCTACAAAAGTTGATGGTATTTATGATAAAGATCCTGTAAAATATGCAGATGCAGTTAAATATAATGTTGTAACTTATACTGAAGTTTTAAATAAAGATTTGAAGGTAATGGATGCTACAGCTATTTCTCTATGCAGAGAAAATAAATTACCTATTGTTGTTTTTAATTCTCTTGAAGAAGGAAATATAAAAAAGGTTATAATGGGAGAAAAAATAGGAACAGTCGTAGTGGCTGATTAAATCAGGAGGGAAAAGATATGACAGGACAAGATGTAGTTAAATTATGTAATGAAAAAATGGGAAAAGCAATAGAAGCAACAAAACATAAATTTACTTCTATTAGAGCTGGAAGAGCTAGTGTTTCTATGCTTGATAATATAAAAGTTGAACAATATGGATCTGAGATGCCTTTAAATCAAGTAGGTTCAGTTTCTGCTCCAGAAGCTAGACTACTTGTTATTGACCCATGGGATAAATCTCTCATTTCTAA comes from Fusobacterium sp. and encodes:
- the pncA gene encoding bifunctional nicotinamidase/pyrazinamidase translates to MNGLILVDIQKDFCKNGALEVKDGDTIVPIANKLIELFKEKGEMIIGTKDWHPSSHKSFAVNSDQKIGEAGQLNGLYQIWWPVHCVQNENGAEFHSKLHPIENIVYKGENPEIDSYSAFFDNGKKHKTSLDDILKKNNIDTLYIMGLATDYCVKFTVLDALELGYKVYLIEDGCKGVDIFPEDSKKAINEMKNKGAVIINSNNI
- the rpsB gene encoding 30S ribosomal protein S2 yields the protein MAVITMKQLLEAGVHFGHQAKRWNPKMAKYIFTERNGIHVIDLHKSLKKIEEAYAVIREIAENGGKVLFVGTKKQAQEAVKEQAERSGMYYVNNRWLGGMLTNFATIKTRIDRLKELEKMEADGTLDTAYTKKEAANFRKELVKLSKNLSGIKDMKDVPQAIFIVDCKKETLAIVEAANLGIPVFAMIDTNVDPDLVTYPIPANDDAIRSVKLISSVIANAIIEGNQGKEVKEVASEEINVEEGSAE
- the tsf gene encoding translation elongation factor Ts, which produces MAEITASLVKELRERTGAGMMDCKKALMEMNGDMDKAIDYLREKGIAKAVKKAGRIAAEGLVFDGISADHKMAVLIEFNSETDFVAKNVEFTEFGKKLAQIAIDNKATTLEALNAVEFVPGKTVAVAVTDLIAKIGENMNIRRIHETIAKDGFVATYSHLGGKLGVIVEMTGEPTEENLAKAKDIAMHVAAMDPKYLDSSEVTTTDLEHEKEIARKQLEAEGKPAQIIEKILIGKMNKFYEENCLVDQIYVRAENKETVAKFAAPLKVVSFARYKVGDGIEKKEEDFAAEVAAQIKG
- the pyrH gene encoding UMP kinase codes for the protein MEKPFYKRVLLKLSGEALMGDQEFGISSDVIYSYARQIKEIVDLGVEVSIVIGGGNIFRGISGATQGVDRVTGDHMGMLATVINSLALQNAIEKLGVPTRVQTAIEMPKIAEPFIKRKAQRHLEKGRVVIFGAGTGNPYFTTDTAAALRAIEMNTEAVLKATKVDGIYDKDPVKYADAVKYNVVTYTEVLNKDLKVMDATAISLCRENKLPIVVFNSLEEGNIKKVIMGEKIGTVVVAD